A stretch of the Psychroserpens sp. Hel_I_66 genome encodes the following:
- the rpsG gene encoding 30S ribosomal protein S7, producing MRKRAAKKRPLLPDPRFNDQLVTRFVNMMMWDGKKSVAFKVFYDAIDIVDSKKTDEEKTALEVWKDALSNVMPHVEVRSRRVGGATFQIPMQIRPDRKVSTAMKWLISYSRKRNEKSMPQKLAAEILAAAKEEGAAVKKRVDTHKMAEANKAFSHFRF from the coding sequence ATGAGAAAAAGAGCAGCAAAAAAGAGACCGCTTTTACCAGACCCAAGGTTTAACGATCAGTTAGTAACTCGTTTCGTTAATATGATGATGTGGGACGGTAAGAAGTCTGTCGCTTTTAAGGTATTCTACGATGCAATTGATATTGTAGATTCAAAAAAGACTGACGAAGAAAAAACAGCATTAGAAGTTTGGAAGGATGCATTATCAAACGTTATGCCTCACGTAGAAGTACGTAGTCGTAGAGTAGGTGGAGCAACATTTCAGATCCCAATGCAGATTCGTCCAGATCGTAAAGTATCAACAGCTATGAAATGGTTGATATCTTACTCAAGAAAAAGAAATGAAAAATCAATGCCACAAAAATTAGCTGCTGAAATTTTAGCTGCAGCTAAAGAAGAAGGTGCAGCTGTTAAGAAGAGAGTTGATACTCACAAAATGGCAGAAGCAAACAAGGCATTCTCTCACTTTAGATTTTAA